The following coding sequences are from one Salvia hispanica cultivar TCC Black 2014 chromosome 3, UniMelb_Shisp_WGS_1.0, whole genome shotgun sequence window:
- the LOC125213468 gene encoding DExH-box ATP-dependent RNA helicase DExH17 produces MDGYALKSVTDLPAPFRSAFNFRYFNSLQSECFSTCYLSDFNMVISAPTGSGKTVLFELCIMRLLSKSITGGGSFNHHIGTLKTIYIAPSKALVQEKLRHWTQKFGSLGINCLELTGDNEYYNVKSMQDADIILTTPEKFDAVTRYRIKDGGLSFFSDISLVLIDEVHLLNDPRGAALEAIVSRIKMLACSPEMKSSPLSLVRFLAVSATIPNINDLAEWLMVPFQGIKKFGEEMRPVKLTTKVFGYTPAKNDFLFEKRLQNYIFDLLMQYSREKSALVFCSTRKGAQEAAQCLSQIAMTFGHSSPFIKSREQQERLREASLSCSDKQMQSYILYGVGYHNGGLSMKDRNLMEELFLNGDLRILCTTNTLAHGINLPAHTVVIKSTQYFNKEKGMYMEYERSMILQMCGRAGRPPFDDTGMVIIMTRKETVHLYENLLGGCEMVESQLLPCVTEHLTAEIVQSTVADITRAIEWIKCSYLYVRMKKNPENYSIKGPAGDRIERHLQEICVQKVNELSKYQMVWTDDDGFLLKPLEPGKLMTKYYLKFNTMKHIIDAPANCSVDETLRTICKAEEIAWIQLRRNEKKLLNDINNDKDGRLRFHALDERGKRKKRIQSREEKMFILVNDCLTGDPVVRDLSMTQDTNSVCSNGSRIAKCMKEYFMYKKSYKGALSATLLAKCLHQKLWNDSPYLLKQLPGIGMVTAKALHSMGVTSFDTLFEADPRKIELMTGRKYPFGNHIKESLLLLPPKIEMTLKEEEVQRIGKSKLLVTLTRLSEPVAPTPKKHYADVIVGVEDDNNILFHEKIRLEDFSSPYHATVLYSSPEQGKLTIKADLIFEEIIGIDLHQKVIVTPPLEKDVVPKFRQKEISSYVPKKVRSVKDSYNRASLPASKELMEISSSMPSFKLIDEDSDDNPVAETEDDDCRIITSKTVFDHIREKAKSLPVLPMSDSTSSPSLEAFTLIKKRTREMHLVLDNDFEVLEIQGSYRTPQSRMAFQRPRRTEPVQEIQIIDEDGQILTFDAEAWNEEDVAATEYYNTKPGKSTEATVSDHARKRPRNSMILDCTKTTDSTQVLTFDAGEPWNEDVAATEYNNTKLEISTEATISDHARKRPRNSMVLDCMKTTDSTQVTKSNTMSHIQKKASSFNVPINDARLRVSSSDKLRSPSLQKGQLCSLSMAPVKKEKPFLGFQSVFSFL; encoded by the exons ATGGATGGCTATGCATTGAAGTCAGTGACCGATTTACCTGCTCCATTTCGCTCAGCCTTTAATTTCAG ATACTTCAACTCACTGCAGAGTGAATGCTTTTCCACATGCTACCTTTCCGACTTCAACATGGTCATTTCAGCACCAACTGGAAGTGGCAAGACGGTACTCTTTGAGTTATGCATTATGAGGCTTCTCTCCAAGTCCATCACTGGTGGTGGGAGCTTCAACCATCACATAGGGACCCTTAAGACA ATATATATAGCACCATCAAAGGCCTTGGTACAAGAGAAGCTCCGGCATTGGACGCAGAAGTTTGGATCACTGGGAATAAATTGCCTTGAGCTAACAGGTGACAATGAGTATTACAACGTCAAGAGTATGCAGGATGCAGACATAATTCTTACAACTCCTGAG AAATTCGATGCTGTGACTCGTTATCGCATAAAGGATGGGGGCTTGAGCTTTTTCAGTGATATATCACTTGTGCTAATTGATGAAGTTCATCTGCTGAATGATCCCCGAGGAGCAGCTCTAGAAGCTATTGTCAGCAGAATTAAAATGCTCGCTTGCAGCCCTGAAATGAAGTCAAGTCCTTTATCCCTTGTTCGTTTCCTAGCTGTTTCTGCTACAATACCAAATATCAACGACTTAG CGGAGTGGCTTATGGTTCCATTTCAGGGAATCAAAAA GTTTGGAGAAGAAATGAGACCTGTAAAGTTGACTACTAAAGTTTTTG GGTACACACCAGCTAAAAATGATTTCTTATTTGAAAAG CGTCTTCAGAACTACATCTTTG ATCTCCTAATGCAATATTCAAGAGAAAAATCTGCCTTGGTTTTTTGCTCGACAAGAAAAGGAGCCCAAGAAGCAGCACAATGCCTCTCTCAAATAGCCATGACATTTGGCCATTCAAGTCCTTTCATCAAAAGCAGAGAACAGCAGGAGAGACTAAGAGAAGCATCATTATCATGCAGTGACAAACAAATGCAATCTTATATACTCTATGGTG TTGGATACCATAATGGTGGACTATCTATGAAAGATAGAAATCTTATGGAAGAGCTTTTTCTGAATGGTGATCTGCGGATTTTGTGCACCACGAATACTCTGGCCCATGGAATAAATCTACCAGCACATACTGTCGTCATCAAATCAACACAGTATTT CAACAAGGAGAAAGGGATGTACATGGAATATGAACGCTCCATGATACTCCAG ATGTGCGGAAGAGCAGGGCGTCCTCCATTTGATGACACAGGGATGGTCATAATCATGACCAGAAAAGAAACA GTTCATTTGTATGAGAACTTATTAGGTGGATGTGAAATGGTGGAATCACA ATTGCTTCCATGTGTAACAGAACATCTAACAGCAGAGATAGTTCAATCTACTGTAGCAGATATAACAAGAGCCATTGAATGGATAAAGTGCTCATACTTGTATGTGAGAATGAAAAAG AATCCCGagaattattcaattaaaggGCCAGCCGGTGATCGTATTGAGAGGCATTTGCAAG AAATTTGTGTTCAAAAGGTTAATGAACTATCAAAGTATCAAATGGTCTGGACTGATGATGATGGTTTCCTTCTGAAGCCACTTG AGCCTGGGAAATTGATGACAAAGTACTATCTGAAGTTTAACACGATGAAGCACATTATAGACGCACCCGCCAACTGCAGCGTAGATGAGACACTCCGTACAATATGCAAGGCAGAAGAAATtgcat GGATACAACTGAGGCGTAATGAAAAGAAGCTTCTGAATGACATAAACAACGACAAAGATGGCCGCCTGCGGTTTCATGCCCTTGATGAGAGAGGAAAGCGGAAAAAACGCATCCAAAGTAGAGAAGAGAAGATGTTTATTCTGGTGAATGACTGTTTGACTGGCGATCCTGTAGTGCGGGACTTGTCCATGACTCAG GACACAAATTCTGTATGCTCAAATGGATCAAGGATTGCCAAGTGCATGAAAGAGTATTTTATGTacaaaaaaagttacaaaggAGCTTTGAGTGCCACTCTTCTAGCCAAATGTTTGCATCAGAAATTATGGAATGACAGCCCTTACTTGCTGAAACAATTACCAGGCATTGGGATGGTGACGGCAAAG GCACTGCATTCAATGGGAGTAACATCATTCGATACCCTCTTCGAGGCTGACCCAAGAAAGATTGAGTTGATGACTGGTCGAAAATACCCTTTCGGGAACCATATCAAAGAATCTCTGCTGCTACTTCCCCCAAAAATTGAGATGACACTTAAGGAGGAAGAGGTCCAAAGAATAGGGAAGTCCAAGCTGCTAGTTACATTAACCAGGCTATCAGAGCCAGTGGCGCCAACACCTAAAAAGCATTATGCTGATGTG ATTGTTGGTGTTGAAGATGACAACAATATTctatttcatgaaaaaataag GTTGGAGGATTTCTCAAG CCCGTATCATGCAACTGTGTTATATTCAAGCCCCGAGCAAGGAAAACTGACGATTAAGGCAGATTTGATATTTGAAGAAATCA TTGGCATTGATCTCCATCAAAAGGTTATCGTCACACCACCATTAGAAAAAGATGTTGTTCCTAAATTCAGACAGAAAGAGATTTCCTCGTATGTTCCCAAGAAGGTTCGCAGTGTAAAAGACAGCTATAATCGTGCTTCTCTCCCTGcctccaaagaattgatggAGATTTCATCTTCCAT GCCCAGCTTCAAACTTATAGATGAAGATTCAGATG ACAATCCGGTTGCCGAAACTGAAGATGATGACTGCAGGATTATTACTTCAAAGACAGTCTTCGACCACATCCGGGAGAAAGCAAAAAGTTTACCCGTGTTGCCCATGTCTGATTCTACATCTTCACCATCATTAGAGGCCTTCACTCTCATCAAAAAACGCACTCGTGAGATGCATCTCGTGCTTGATAATGACTTTGAGGTACTGGAGATTCAAGGCAGCTACAGAACTCCACAAAGCAGGATGGCCTTTCAACGTCCCCGACGTACAGAACCAGTACAGGAAATACAAATCATAGACGAAGATGGCCAAATACTCACATTCGATGCAG AAGCTTGGAATGAAGAAGATGTAGCAGCTACTGAGTATTATAACACCAAACCAGGAAAATCGACAGAAGCTACGGTCTCTGATCATGCAAGAAAAAGACCAAGAAATTCCATGATTCTTGACTGTACGAAGACGACTGATTCTACACAAGTACTCACGTTCGATGCAGGTGAGCCTTGGAATGAAGATGTAGCAGCTACTGAGTATAATAACACCAAACTGGAAATATCGACAGAAGCAACGATCTCTGATCACGCAAGAAAAAGGCCAAGAAATTCCATGGTTCTTGACTGTATGAAGACGACTGATTCCACCCAAGTCACAAAGAGCAACACAATGTCACACATACAGAAGAAGGCAAGCTCGTTCAACGTGCCTATCAACGATGCTCGACTCCGTGTCAGCTCCAGTGATAAGCTGCGGTCACCAAGTTTACAGAAAGGGCAGCTTTGCTCGCTGTCAATGGCGCCAGTAAAGAAAGAGAAGCCATTTCTTGGGTTTCAGAGCGTATTCtcatttctttga
- the LOC125213469 gene encoding CRS2-associated factor 1, chloroplastic, with translation MAVKTHFPVFAPPQLRPLPHRPATEIRFSRWNNANARQFTRRERSQKEIEDELRLEKRFDSALTIAHNYNPAPPHPTTFKSPGTPSSPSAPSIPGKKSKYSKPPNSHPAFKTLAKPRLLPINRNRIEDDTLATKTPDFRIDDNGISYEMPEAPFLYQYSYTETPKARPVKLREPLVSPFGPETMARPWTGRRPLPSSKKKLPEFDSFKLPPPHKKGVKPVQAPGPFLPGSGPKHVRSREEILGEPLTKEEIEALIESSRKSTRQLNMGRDGLTHNMLDNIHALWKRRRVCKIKCKGVCTVDMDNVCQQLEEKSGGKIIYNRGGVIYLFRGRNYNYRTRPRFPLMLWKPAAPVYPRLVKRVPEGLTLEEASDLRKKGRDLTPICKLAKNGVYTHLVANVREAFEACELVRINCQGLNPSDYKKIGAKLKDLVPCVLISFEHEHILIWRGPEWKSSIEPINNLRVAEEVKTDTASEIPPAPSTSIPNSLSIIEDKHDDLESTISPTYNDEKPQGDSVLPEAGVEETMSFAPEISPITVDDSSEEAEACSQSEVELDGSVDSIAAVSVACTEEIIQLREQAVEKGVAVMLDRDSLDADIVFKKAVALAKTAPEVPNYRQRAKELREEKRKLQQREDSGVKEAPVDIVAPKLTVRSRRGERVAKKMEEIKADYLNVVPQGNLRVDELAKLLS, from the exons ATGGCAGTGAAGACCCATTTCCCCGTCTTTGCGCCGCCGCAGCTCCGCCCCCTTCCCCACCGCCCGGCCACCGAAATCCGCTTCTCCCGTTGGAACAACGCCAACGCTCGGCAATTCACCCGCCGCGAGAGGTCTCAGAAGGAAATCGAAGACGAGCTCCGCCTCGAAAAGCGATTCGATTCCGCCCTAACCATCGCCCACAACTACAACCCCGCCCCTCCCCACCCCACCACCTTCAAATCCCCCGGCACCCCTTCCTCCCCCTCCGCCCCTTCCATCCCCGGCAAAAAGTCCAAATActcaaaacccccaaattccCACCCCGCCTTCAAAACCCTAGCTAAACCCCGCCTTCTCCCAATCAATCGAAATCGAATTGAAGACGACACCCTAGCTACCAAAACCCCCGATTTCAGAATCGATGACAACGGAATTTCGTACGAGATGCCGGAGGCGCCGTTTTTGTATCAGTATAGCTACACCGAGACGCCGAAGGCGAGGCCGGTGAAGCTGCGGGAGCCGCTGGTGTCGCCGTTTGGGCCGGAGACGATGGCGAGGCCGTGGACGGGGAGGAGGCCGCTGCCGTCGAGTAAGAAGAAGCTGCCGGAGTTTGATTCGTTTAAGCTGCCGCCGCCGCATAAGAAGGGGGTGAAGCCGGTGCAGGCGCCCGGGCCGTTTCTGCCCGGTTCGGGGCCGAAGCATGTGAGGTCTAGAGAGGAGATTCTCGGGGAGCCGCTGACGAAGGAGGAGATTGAGGCGCTTATAGAAAGCTCTAGGAAATCCACACGGCAGTTGAATATGG GAAGGGATGGCCTAACACACAACATGTTGGACAACATACATGCTCTTTGGAAGCGAAGAAGggtttgtaaaataaaatgcaaggGTGTATGCACTGTAGATATGGACAATGTGTGCCAACAATTGGAG GAAAAATCGGGAGGGAAGATTATATACAATAGAGGCGGTGTCATTTACCTTTTCCGAGGCAGAAACTATAACTATAGAACACGACCTCGCTTTCCTCTCATGCTATGGAAACCTGCTGCACCCGTATACCCAAGACTAGTTAAAAGAGTTCCAGAAGGATTGACTTTAGAAGAAGCATCTGATCTACGGAAAAAGGGGCGTGATCTAACACCAATCTGCAAGCTCG CAAAAAATGGTGTTTACACTCACCTTGTGGCAAATGTGAGGGAGGCATTTGAAGCGTGTGAACTAGTTCGCATAAACTGCCAAGGTTTGAACCCAAGTGACTACAAAAAAATTGGTGCCAAACTCAAA GATCTTGTCCCATGTGTGCTAATATCATTTGAGCATGAACACATACTCATATGGCGAGGGCCGGAGTGGAAGTCCTCGATAGAACCTATTAATAATCTGAGGGTCGCGGAAGAAGTCAAAACTGATACAGCTTCAGAGATACCGCCTGCTCCATCAACAAGTATCCCCAACTCCTTGAGCATCATCGAAGACAAACATGATGATCTTGAAAGCACAATATCTCCAACTTATAACGATGAGAAGCCCCAAGGAGACAGCGTTTTGCCTGAGGCTGGCGTAGAGGAAACTATGTCTTTCGCACCCGAGATCTCTCCAATCACGGTTGATGATAGTTCAGAAGAAGCAGAAGCATGCAGTCAAAGCGAAGTGGAGTTGGATGGTTCAGTGGATAGTATTGCAGCTGTATCAGTGGCTTGTACCGAGGAAATTATACAACTCAGGGAGCAAGCAGTAGAAAAAGGGGTGGCGGTTATGCTGGATCGCGATAGCTTGGATGCTGATATTGTTTTCAAGAAGGCAGTTGCTTTAGCTAAGACTGCTCCGGAGGTCCCTAACTATCGACAGCGCGCTAAGGAGTTACGAGAAGAGAAAAGGAAGCTGCAACAACGTGAGGATTCGGGGGTGAAAGAAGCTCCGGTGGATATAGTAGCACCGAAGTTAACGGTTCGTAGCCGGAGAGGTGAAAGAGTGGCTAAGAAAATGGAGGAAATTAAAGCTGATTATCTTAATGTTGTTCCACAGGGAAACCTCAGAGTAGATGAGCTTGCCAAGTTGCTATCATAG
- the LOC125214346 gene encoding fructose-bisphosphate aldolase 3, chloroplastic: MACSSFVKLNAAASSWIGGHQSVNSRSGSAPRFSNRRLSVVRAGSYTDELVKTAKSIASPGHGILAIDESNATCGKRLASIGLDNTETNRQAYRQLLLTTPGLGDYISGAILFEETLYQSTTDGKKFVDCLRDGNIVPGIKVDKGLVPLPGSNNESWCQGLDGLASRSAEYYKQGARFAKWRTVVSIPCGPSALAVKEAAWGLARYAAISQDNGLVPIVEPEILLDGDHPIERTLEVAEKVWAEVFYYLAENNVVFEGILLKPSMVTPGAEHKQKSSPETIANHTLTMLRRRVPPAVPGIMFLSGGQSEVEATLNLNAMNQSPNPWHVSFSYARALQNSVLKAWQGRPENVEAAQKALLVRAKANSLAQLGKYSAEGENEEAKKGMFVKGYTY; the protein is encoded by the exons ATGGCTTGCTCCAGTTTTGTGAAATTGAACGCCGCCGCCTCATCGTGGATCGGCGGCCACCAGTCCGTCAACTCGCGCTCAGGATCGGCGCCGAGGTTCTCCAACCGCCGCCTTTCAGTCGTCCGCGCCGGATCGTACACCGATGAGCTCGTCAAAACAGCT AAATCAATTGCATCACCAGGACATGGTATCCTTGCAATAGACGAATCAAACGCTACATGCGGTAAGAGGTTGGCGTCCATTGGACTTGACAACACCGAGACGAACAGGCAGGCCTACAGGCAACTCCTTCTGACGACCCCTGGGTTGGGTGATTATATTTCTGGTGCTATTCTCTTTGAAGAGACACTTTACCAGTCGACCACAGATGGAAAGAAGTTTGTGGACTGTTTACGTGATGGGAATATTGTTCCTGGTATTAAAGTTGATAAG GGTTTGGTTCCATTGCCAGGATCAAACAATGAATCTTGGTGCCAGGGATTAGACGGACTGGCTTCCAGATCTGCTGAATACTATAAGCAAGGAGCTCGTTTTGCTAAATG GAGAACTGTTGTAAGCATTCCTTGTGGTCCTTCTGCTTTAGCTGTTAAAGAAGCAGCTTGGGGTCTTGCTCGTTATGCTGCCATTTCGCAG GATAACGGGCTCGTGCCTATTGTGGAGCCTGAAATTCTCCTTGACGGAGACCACCCAATCGAGCGGACTCTTGAAGTGGCCGAGAAAGTGTGGGCCGAGGTTTTCTACTACCTAGCTGAGAACAATGTTGTATTCGAAGGGATCCTGCTTAAACCAAGCATGGTAACACCAGGAGCTGAACACAAGCAGAAGTCTTCTCCAGAAACCATTGCCAACCACACTCTCACCATGCTCAGAAGAAGAGTACCCCCTGCCGTCCCAGGAATAATG TTCTTGTCAGGAGGGCAATCCGAAGTTGAGGCGACACTGAACCTCAACGCGATGAACCAGAGCCCCAACCCGTGGCACGTGTCCTTCTCGTACGCACGGGCACTGCAGAACTCCGTGCTGAAGGCGTGGCAAGGTCGTCCAGAGAACGTAGAAGCTGCGCAGAAAGCGCTCCTGGTGCGCGCGAAGGCCAACTCCTTGGCACAGCTCGGGAAGTACTCGGCCGAGGGAGAGAACGAGGAAGCTAAGAAGGGAATGTTCGTGAAGGGATACACTTACTAA